From the genome of Nakamurella flavida, one region includes:
- a CDS encoding LacI family DNA-binding transcriptional regulator, which produces MTDSGTTAARPPTLAAVAARAGVSVSTASLAFSGAGPVAESTRERVRAAAAELDYAGPDPRGRSLRSGRSGIVGVVLQERVLEAFRDPINIAVLDGIAQEVSPQGRALLLLADMGESAHAVQTTVMDAIVLVACSPAIARTIEQARRRDVPIVAIGGPVVPGVLSVSIDDRAATAQLARHLADLGHRDVSMVTLPLDLDRTRGPLTAERIAASTTMVADERILGVRDVFPAAGGVVAAGSYVDEGVLAGHALLADPAHRPTAVVAQSDLLAAGVIRAAQECGLRVPEDLSVVGFDGVRVDDAVPHDLTTMVQPAAEEGRAAGRAVLALLDGPEAADGAAPEGVAFTCTFHRGATTAPPRATT; this is translated from the coding sequence ATGACGGACAGCGGCACGACGGCTGCCCGACCCCCGACCCTGGCCGCGGTGGCCGCCCGGGCAGGGGTCTCGGTGTCCACCGCGTCGCTGGCCTTCAGCGGCGCGGGCCCGGTGGCCGAGTCGACCCGGGAGCGGGTACGGGCCGCGGCGGCGGAGCTCGACTACGCCGGGCCGGATCCCCGGGGCCGGTCGCTGCGGTCCGGGCGCTCCGGCATCGTCGGGGTGGTGCTGCAGGAACGGGTCCTCGAGGCGTTCCGCGATCCGATCAACATCGCCGTGCTGGACGGCATCGCCCAGGAGGTCTCCCCGCAGGGCCGCGCCCTGCTGCTGCTGGCCGACATGGGCGAGAGCGCGCACGCCGTGCAGACGACGGTGATGGACGCGATCGTGCTGGTGGCGTGCAGCCCCGCGATCGCCCGGACGATCGAGCAGGCCCGACGCCGCGACGTGCCGATCGTCGCCATCGGCGGACCGGTGGTGCCCGGCGTGCTCTCGGTGTCGATCGACGACCGCGCCGCGACCGCCCAGTTGGCCCGTCACCTGGCCGATCTCGGCCATCGGGATGTGTCCATGGTGACCCTGCCGCTGGATCTGGATCGCACCCGCGGACCGCTCACCGCGGAGCGCATCGCCGCCAGCACGACCATGGTCGCCGACGAACGGATCCTCGGCGTTCGCGACGTGTTCCCCGCCGCGGGCGGGGTGGTCGCCGCGGGCAGCTACGTGGACGAGGGCGTTCTCGCCGGCCACGCCCTGCTGGCCGATCCCGCCCACCGGCCCACGGCGGTGGTGGCGCAGAGCGATCTGCTGGCCGCCGGGGTCATCCGGGCCGCCCAGGAGTGCGGACTGCGGGTGCCGGAGGATCTGTCCGTGGTCGGCTTCGACGGGGTGCGCGTCGACGACGCCGTCCCGCACGACCTGACGACGATGGTGCAGCCCGCGGCCGAGGAGGGCCGGGCCGCCGGGCGCGCCGTACTGGCCCTGCTGGACGGCCCGGAGGCCGCGGACGGTGCGGCGCCGGAGGGCGTGGCCTTCACCTGCACGTTCCACCGCGGGGCGACGACCGCTCCCCCGCGGGCGACCACCTAA
- a CDS encoding MFS transporter yields MTQDAPATGSGAPPAPGAVGSAPGAGTPTPLTRRQLSAWRNALFVIFAISGVALSSWVSRTPVIRDMLGASTAQMGWIVFALAVGSIVGLTLSTPALTRFGPGRTMTGAITVGALGIVITGVGASTLQSPLPVVLGLALLGAGMGMTDVSMNVDGAANERALGRTVMPLFHAAFSLGTMAGAGLGALAELADVPVSVHLTVIGVAMVVTILISVRYLQPHPDLPPADSPESAAVPHGWRARLAIWRDRRTVLIGLIVLGMAFAEGSANDWLTLAMVDGHDVTNATGAFVFGLFVTAMTVGRVAGVFLLDRFGRVPVLRVSAVSAAVGLCLVIFGPNPVIAGIGVVLWGLGSALGFPVGMSAAADDPATAAGRVSAVATIGYFAFLVGPPSIGFLGEHFGLLHGLLLVLVLVAVAGMVSPAAREPKGARHGAH; encoded by the coding sequence ATGACCCAGGACGCACCGGCGACCGGGAGCGGCGCACCACCCGCCCCCGGCGCGGTCGGGTCGGCCCCCGGGGCCGGGACGCCCACGCCGCTCACCCGACGGCAGCTCAGCGCCTGGCGCAACGCCCTGTTCGTGATCTTCGCGATCTCCGGGGTCGCGCTGTCCAGCTGGGTGTCCCGCACTCCTGTCATCCGCGACATGCTCGGCGCGAGCACCGCGCAGATGGGGTGGATCGTCTTCGCGCTGGCCGTCGGCTCCATCGTCGGTCTCACCCTGTCGACGCCGGCGCTCACCCGCTTCGGGCCGGGCCGGACCATGACGGGGGCGATCACCGTCGGCGCCCTCGGCATCGTGATCACCGGCGTCGGAGCCAGCACCCTGCAGAGCCCGCTGCCCGTGGTCCTCGGTCTGGCCCTCCTCGGCGCGGGCATGGGCATGACCGACGTGAGCATGAACGTGGACGGCGCGGCGAACGAGCGGGCGTTGGGTCGGACGGTCATGCCGCTCTTCCACGCCGCGTTCAGCCTCGGCACCATGGCCGGCGCGGGTCTCGGTGCCCTCGCCGAACTGGCCGACGTGCCGGTCTCCGTCCACCTGACGGTGATCGGCGTGGCCATGGTCGTCACCATCCTGATCTCGGTGCGGTACCTGCAGCCGCATCCTGATCTGCCCCCGGCCGACAGCCCGGAGAGTGCCGCCGTGCCGCACGGGTGGCGGGCCCGCCTGGCCATCTGGCGGGACCGGCGCACCGTACTCATCGGGCTGATCGTGCTGGGCATGGCCTTCGCCGAGGGCAGCGCCAACGACTGGCTGACCCTGGCCATGGTCGACGGGCACGACGTCACCAACGCCACCGGCGCCTTCGTGTTCGGCCTGTTCGTCACCGCGATGACAGTGGGCCGGGTGGCCGGGGTGTTCCTGCTCGACCGCTTCGGTCGCGTCCCCGTGCTCCGGGTGTCGGCGGTGTCCGCCGCGGTCGGCCTGTGCCTGGTGATCTTCGGGCCGAACCCGGTCATCGCCGGCATCGGTGTCGTCCTGTGGGGTCTGGGTTCCGCGCTCGGCTTCCCGGTCGGCATGTCCGCCGCGGCCGACGATCCCGCCACCGCGGCCGGTCGGGTGAGCGCCGTGGCCACCATCGGCTACTTCGCCTTCCTCGTCGGCCCGCCCAGCATCGGCTTCCTCGGCGAGCACTTCGGCCTGCTGCACGGCCTCCTGCTCGTCCTGGTGCTCGTCGCCGTGGCCGGGATGGTCTCGCCGGCCGCGCGCGAGCCGAAGGGTGCCCGGCACGGAGCCCACTGA
- the ahcY gene encoding adenosylhomocysteinase: MTTATTTDHLQIDRIGDLDFKVADLSLADFGRKEISLAEHEMPGMMALRREYSEVRPLAGARISGSLHMTVQTAVLIETLVDLGADVRWASCNIFSTQDHAAAAVVIGRNGTPENPTGVPVFAWKGETLPEYWWCTDRMLRWPNAADGSVQGPNMLLDDGGDATLLIHKGVQYEKAGVVPALSEEDADYTEEYSVILDLLRASLSDDPQYWTTTSPSIIGVTEETTTGVNRLYQLAAAGELLFPAINVNDSVTKSKFDNKYGIRHSLVDGINRAVDVLIGGKVALVAGYGDVGKGASESLQGQGARVIIAEADPICALQALMDGYEVATVESAVERADLIITTTGNKDIIGVDHMRRMKHQAILGNIGHFDNEIDMAGLARSGASRIEIKPQVDEWRFPDGHTVIVLSEGRLLNLGNATGHPSFVMSASFSNQVIAQIELFTKPDSWDKEVYRLPKSLDEKVARIHVEALGGELTQLTKDQAEYIGVDVEGPFKPEHYRY; the protein is encoded by the coding sequence TTGACCACTGCCACCACCACCGATCACCTGCAGATCGACCGCATCGGCGATCTCGACTTCAAGGTCGCCGATCTCTCCCTGGCCGATTTCGGCCGCAAGGAGATCAGCCTGGCCGAGCACGAGATGCCCGGGATGATGGCCCTGCGCCGCGAGTACAGCGAGGTCCGCCCGCTGGCCGGCGCCCGCATCTCCGGCTCCCTGCACATGACGGTGCAGACCGCCGTGCTCATCGAGACCCTGGTCGACCTCGGCGCCGACGTGCGCTGGGCGTCCTGCAACATCTTCTCCACCCAGGACCACGCCGCCGCCGCGGTCGTCATCGGCCGCAACGGCACCCCGGAGAACCCCACCGGTGTGCCGGTCTTCGCCTGGAAGGGCGAGACCCTGCCGGAGTACTGGTGGTGCACCGACCGCATGCTGCGCTGGCCGAACGCCGCCGACGGCAGCGTCCAGGGCCCGAACATGCTGCTGGACGACGGCGGCGACGCGACCCTGCTCATCCACAAGGGCGTGCAGTACGAGAAGGCCGGCGTCGTGCCCGCGCTGTCCGAGGAGGACGCGGACTACACCGAGGAGTACTCGGTCATCCTGGACCTGCTGCGCGCCTCGCTGTCCGACGACCCGCAGTACTGGACGACGACCTCGCCGTCCATCATCGGCGTCACCGAGGAGACCACCACCGGCGTCAACCGGCTCTACCAGCTGGCCGCCGCGGGCGAGCTGCTCTTCCCGGCCATCAACGTCAACGACTCGGTGACCAAGAGCAAGTTCGACAACAAGTACGGCATCCGCCACTCCCTGGTCGACGGCATCAACCGCGCCGTGGACGTGCTCATCGGCGGCAAGGTCGCACTCGTCGCCGGCTACGGCGATGTCGGCAAGGGCGCCTCGGAGTCGCTGCAGGGCCAGGGCGCCCGGGTGATCATCGCCGAGGCCGACCCGATCTGTGCGCTGCAGGCGCTGATGGACGGTTACGAGGTCGCAACCGTCGAGTCCGCCGTCGAGCGCGCCGACCTGATCATCACGACCACGGGCAACAAGGACATCATCGGCGTCGACCACATGCGCCGGATGAAGCACCAGGCGATCCTCGGCAACATCGGCCACTTCGACAACGAGATCGACATGGCCGGGCTGGCCCGCTCCGGTGCGTCCCGCATCGAGATCAAGCCGCAGGTCGACGAGTGGCGCTTCCCGGACGGCCACACCGTCATCGTGCTGTCCGAGGGTCGGCTGCTGAACCTGGGCAACGCCACCGGGCACCCGTCGTTCGTGATGAGCGCGTCCTTCTCCAACCAGGTCATCGCCCAGATCGAGCTCTTCACCAAGCCCGACAGCTGGGACAAGGAGGTCTACCGCCTCCCGAAGTCCCTCGACGAGAAGGTCGCCCGTATCCACGTCGAGGCCCTCGGCGGCGAGCTGACCCAGCTCACCAAGGACCAGGCCGAGTACATCGGGGTGGACGTCGAAGGCCCGTTCAAGCCGGAGCACTACCGGTACTGA
- a CDS encoding FKBP-type peptidyl-prolyl cis-trans isomerase, with amino-acid sequence MTQSSSSKPTVEHPDGPAPSELQITDLTVGDGAEAVPGATVEVHYVGVEFDSGDEFDSSWNRGESIEFPLRGLIQGWQDGIPGMKVGGRRQLTIPPHLAYGQAGGGHRLSGKTLIFIIDLLAVR; translated from the coding sequence ATGACCCAGTCCTCATCGTCCAAGCCCACCGTCGAGCACCCGGACGGCCCGGCCCCCAGCGAGCTGCAGATCACCGACCTGACCGTCGGCGACGGTGCCGAGGCCGTCCCCGGGGCCACCGTCGAGGTGCACTACGTCGGCGTCGAGTTCGACTCCGGTGACGAGTTCGACTCTTCCTGGAACCGCGGCGAGTCCATCGAGTTCCCGCTGCGCGGCCTGATCCAGGGCTGGCAGGACGGCATCCCCGGCATGAAGGTCGGCGGCCGCCGCCAGCTGACCATCCCGCCGCACCTGGCGTACGGCCAGGCCGGAGGCGGGCACCGGCTGTCCGGCAAGACCCTCATCTTCATCATCGACCTGCTCGCGGTGCGCTGA
- a CDS encoding peptide MFS transporter, which yields MTQSPRDRSAVDDDFLGPDRGGRTFFGQPRQLATLFSVEMWERFSFYGLQGILLLYLYYSVAEGGLGLSQDVATGIVGAYGGMVYLSTVLGAWLADRVMGRERVLFSSAALVMSGHIALSILPGLAGVGVGLICISIGSGGVKASATSLVGSLYREEDPRRDAGFSVYYFGINFGAFLGPLLTAFLQTRYGFHIGFAAAAVGMAIGLGIYAAGRKKLPETGNVVANPLPTGSLNRVLLIAAVPVLVVLMLIVTGVIPLARLDDLVVIVVVIASIGYFALLLTSKEVTAVERRRVLAFIPLFLASVVFWSLYQQQFTVVTIYADQQLDRNLFGWDFPVGWVQSINPIFILILSGVFAAIWTKLGDRQPSTPIKFAVGVAVMGLAFLLFIPMASDVPNSAPILGLIGVLFTFTVAELFLSPVSLSLATKLAPAKFQTQMVALLFLSISLGTTMAGVLAGSYSVQGQVPYFLTLGLIALAAAVVLALITPMIRKQMGGVR from the coding sequence ATGACGCAGTCGCCCCGTGATCGTTCCGCCGTCGACGACGACTTCCTCGGACCCGATCGGGGTGGCCGCACCTTCTTCGGACAGCCGCGTCAGCTGGCCACCCTCTTCTCGGTCGAGATGTGGGAGAGGTTCTCCTTCTACGGCCTGCAGGGCATCCTGCTGCTCTACCTGTACTACTCGGTCGCCGAGGGCGGGCTGGGTCTGTCCCAGGACGTGGCCACCGGCATCGTCGGCGCCTACGGCGGGATGGTCTACCTGTCCACGGTGTTGGGCGCGTGGCTGGCCGACCGGGTGATGGGCCGGGAGCGGGTGCTGTTCTCCAGCGCCGCCCTGGTGATGTCCGGACATATCGCCCTGTCGATCCTGCCCGGGCTGGCCGGCGTGGGTGTCGGGCTGATCTGCATCTCGATCGGCAGCGGCGGCGTCAAGGCCAGTGCCACCTCGCTGGTCGGTTCGCTCTACCGCGAGGAGGATCCGCGCCGCGACGCCGGCTTTTCCGTCTACTACTTCGGCATCAACTTCGGCGCCTTCCTCGGCCCACTGCTGACGGCCTTCCTGCAGACCCGCTACGGGTTCCACATCGGGTTCGCGGCCGCCGCGGTCGGCATGGCCATCGGGCTCGGCATCTACGCCGCCGGGCGCAAGAAGCTGCCCGAGACCGGCAACGTGGTGGCCAACCCGCTGCCGACGGGAAGCTTGAACCGGGTGCTGCTGATCGCCGCCGTGCCCGTGCTCGTCGTCCTGATGCTCATCGTCACCGGGGTCATCCCGCTGGCCCGGCTGGACGACCTCGTCGTGATCGTGGTGGTCATCGCCAGCATCGGTTACTTCGCGCTGCTGCTCACCAGCAAGGAGGTGACCGCGGTGGAGCGGCGCCGGGTGCTCGCCTTCATCCCGCTGTTCCTGGCCAGCGTGGTGTTCTGGTCGCTCTACCAGCAGCAGTTCACCGTGGTGACGATCTACGCCGACCAGCAGCTCGACCGCAACCTGTTCGGCTGGGACTTCCCCGTCGGCTGGGTGCAGTCCATCAACCCCATCTTCATCCTGATCCTGTCCGGGGTGTTCGCGGCGATCTGGACGAAACTCGGTGACCGGCAGCCGTCCACACCGATCAAGTTCGCGGTGGGCGTCGCCGTCATGGGCCTGGCGTTCCTGCTCTTCATCCCGATGGCCAGCGACGTCCCCAACAGTGCGCCGATCCTCGGCCTCATCGGTGTCCTGTTCACCTTCACCGTGGCCGAGCTGTTCCTGTCCCCGGTGAGCCTGTCGCTCGCCACCAAGCTGGCCCCGGCGAAGTTCCAGACCCAGATGGTCGCGCTGCTGTTCCTGTCGATCTCCCTCGGCACGACGATGGCCGGGGTGCTGGCCGGCAGCTACTCCGTGCAGGGCCAGGTGCCGTACTTCCTCACCCTGGGCCTGATCGCCCTGGCCGCCGCGGTGGTCCTGGCGCTGATCACCCCGATGATCCGCAAGCAGATGGGCGGGGTGCGCTGA
- a CDS encoding dTMP kinase, translating into MAELVVLEGLDGSGKQTLTRRMITHWTQQGRRATSLAFPRYGADVHADLVRDALYGRLGDLSESVHGAAVLFALDRRAAAGEIRRLLAENDVVLLDRYVSSNAAYGSARLGAPDDAAVLRDFPVWVRELEIDRFDCPVPDRQLLLATPTSVAADRARARAATSEDRALDQFERDAALQERTGRMYRHLAATSYLSPWTVLEPGPDGTVAVPD; encoded by the coding sequence GTGGCTGAGCTGGTGGTTCTGGAAGGTCTGGACGGATCGGGGAAGCAGACGCTGACCCGGCGGATGATCACGCACTGGACGCAGCAGGGGAGGCGGGCGACGAGCCTGGCCTTCCCGCGGTACGGCGCCGACGTGCACGCCGACCTCGTCCGCGATGCGCTCTACGGGCGGCTCGGCGACCTCAGCGAATCCGTGCACGGTGCCGCAGTGCTCTTCGCCCTCGACCGACGGGCCGCGGCGGGGGAGATCCGTCGTCTGCTGGCCGAGAACGACGTCGTCCTGCTCGACCGGTACGTCTCGTCCAACGCCGCCTACGGCTCGGCCCGGCTCGGTGCCCCGGACGACGCGGCCGTGCTGCGGGACTTCCCGGTCTGGGTCCGGGAGCTGGAGATCGACCGGTTCGACTGCCCGGTGCCGGACCGTCAGCTGCTGCTGGCCACTCCCACATCGGTCGCCGCCGACCGGGCCCGCGCCCGCGCCGCGACCTCCGAGGACCGCGCACTGGACCAGTTCGAACGGGACGCGGCCCTGCAGGAGCGCACCGGACGGATGTACCGCCACCTTGCCGCGACGTCCTATCTGTCGCCGTGGACCGTGCTGGAACCCGGGCCCGACGGGACGGTCGCCGTTCCGGACTGA
- the mtrA gene encoding MtrAB system response regulator MtrA gives MRARVLVVDDDPALAEMLTIVLRGEGFDTAVVRDGSHALGAFRETKPDLVLLDLMLPGTSGLDVCKEIRAESGIPIIMLTAKTDTVDVVLGLESGADDYVMKPFKPKELTARIRARLRRADVGTAERLRVADVEIDVPGHQVTRAGEAISLTPLEFDLLVALARKPRQVFTREVLLEQVWGYRHAADTRLVNVHVQRLRSKIERDPEHPEVVVTVRGVGYRAGVS, from the coding sequence ATGAGAGCTCGCGTTCTGGTGGTCGACGACGACCCTGCCCTGGCCGAGATGCTGACGATCGTGCTGCGCGGGGAGGGTTTCGACACCGCCGTGGTCCGGGACGGCTCGCACGCGCTGGGGGCGTTCCGCGAGACGAAACCCGATCTGGTGCTGCTGGACCTCATGCTGCCCGGGACCTCGGGTCTGGACGTCTGCAAGGAGATCCGGGCCGAGTCCGGGATCCCGATCATCATGTTGACGGCCAAGACGGACACCGTGGACGTGGTGCTCGGGCTGGAGTCCGGCGCCGACGACTACGTCATGAAGCCGTTCAAGCCCAAGGAGCTGACGGCTCGCATCCGGGCCCGGCTGCGGCGCGCCGATGTCGGCACCGCGGAACGACTGCGCGTGGCCGACGTGGAGATCGACGTCCCCGGGCACCAGGTCACCCGGGCCGGCGAGGCCATCTCGTTGACCCCGCTGGAGTTCGACCTGTTGGTCGCCCTGGCCCGCAAGCCGCGCCAGGTGTTCACCCGGGAGGTCCTCCTCGAACAGGTCTGGGGATACCGGCACGCTGCCGACACCCGCCTGGTCAATGTGCACGTGCAGCGGCTGCGTTCCAAGATCGAGCGCGACCCGGAGCATCCCGAGGTCGTCGTGACCGTCCGCGGCGTGGGGTACCGCGCCGGGGTGTCGTGA
- the mtrB gene encoding MtrAB system histidine kinase MtrB produces MTGAGPGTPPARAASTSLDDGADRADRDERRPGDLPEDGADGGPDGPATPRIAEIGGTRPVGRSTRVEDLASRWRAALTFWSRSLLLRVIVVTLTCSVLVMLGLGVILQQQIMRGLLQSKVDAAVAELDNARSTAENSLAGADSDPNSLRDQLQRTVQELGRPTTQTGAQNSTAGVFEPVIIPSRLGSEIDLAVGPTRDVPAELRSRVQAGYLARQYTTVERDGVAIPALVVGTPAVTRTDSFEVYLIFLLAGEQKTVGVVQNTLLLGGAVAALALTAIAALVAFQVARPVRRAAAVARRLAAGDLGERMPVKGPIEMTTLALSFNGMAEAIRAQIRQLEEFGKLQRQFTSDVSHELRTPLTTVRMAADLLHDSREDFPPHLARSTELLMAEVDRFEILLADLLEISRHDAGMADLNAEAIDMRACVRDSVDGARGLAARAGVQIVLDLPLDPVVAEIDTRRVDRILRNLVNNAIDHAEGGTVEIDMAADADAVAVTVTDHGVGLRPGQAGLVFNRFWRADPSRQRHTGGTGLGLAISLEDAQLHGGWLQASGSPGVGARFRLTLPRRRSGQIEESPLPLSMPGTDDEPAPSDPSGPHDSAAPRLAELVTGRWETVDSTGFAVFTGPTEPASETGSHPVQPAVGEYPGSDVTTAGPRPGRGA; encoded by the coding sequence GTGACCGGGGCCGGTCCCGGAACGCCCCCCGCCCGGGCCGCCAGCACCTCCCTCGACGACGGGGCCGACCGGGCCGACCGGGACGAGCGCCGACCGGGGGACCTGCCCGAGGACGGCGCGGACGGCGGACCCGACGGGCCCGCCACCCCGCGCATCGCCGAGATCGGCGGCACCCGGCCGGTCGGCCGGTCCACCCGCGTGGAGGATCTGGCCTCGCGGTGGCGGGCCGCGCTGACCTTCTGGAGCCGATCGCTGCTGCTCCGCGTCATCGTGGTCACGCTGACCTGCTCGGTGCTGGTCATGCTCGGACTGGGCGTGATCCTGCAGCAGCAGATCATGCGCGGACTGCTGCAGTCCAAGGTGGACGCGGCCGTGGCCGAGCTGGACAACGCCCGGTCCACCGCCGAGAACTCGCTGGCCGGCGCCGATTCCGACCCCAACTCGCTGCGCGACCAGCTGCAGCGCACGGTCCAGGAGCTCGGTCGACCCACCACCCAGACCGGCGCGCAGAACTCCACCGCCGGTGTCTTCGAACCCGTCATCATCCCCAGCCGGCTGGGTTCGGAGATCGACCTCGCCGTCGGCCCGACCCGGGACGTGCCCGCCGAGCTCCGCTCCCGGGTGCAGGCCGGGTACCTGGCCCGGCAGTACACGACGGTGGAACGCGACGGCGTGGCCATCCCCGCGCTGGTCGTCGGGACCCCCGCGGTCACCCGTACGGACTCGTTCGAGGTCTACCTGATCTTCCTGCTGGCCGGTGAGCAGAAGACCGTCGGCGTCGTGCAGAACACGCTGCTGCTGGGTGGGGCCGTGGCCGCCCTCGCGCTCACCGCGATCGCCGCCCTGGTCGCCTTCCAGGTCGCCCGCCCGGTCCGCCGGGCCGCCGCGGTGGCCCGGCGGCTGGCGGCCGGCGATCTCGGGGAGCGCATGCCGGTGAAGGGCCCGATCGAGATGACCACGCTGGCCCTGTCGTTCAACGGCATGGCCGAGGCCATCCGGGCGCAGATCCGCCAGCTGGAGGAGTTCGGCAAGCTGCAGCGCCAGTTCACCTCGGACGTCTCGCACGAGCTGCGCACCCCGCTGACCACGGTGCGGATGGCCGCCGACCTCCTCCACGACAGCCGGGAGGACTTCCCGCCGCACCTGGCCCGGTCGACCGAGCTGCTGATGGCCGAGGTCGACCGGTTCGAGATCCTGCTCGCCGATCTGCTCGAGATCAGCCGGCACGACGCGGGCATGGCCGACCTGAACGCCGAGGCGATCGACATGCGGGCCTGCGTGCGGGACAGCGTTGACGGTGCCCGCGGGCTCGCCGCCCGGGCCGGGGTGCAGATCGTGCTCGACCTACCGCTCGACCCGGTCGTCGCGGAGATCGACACCCGGCGGGTCGACCGGATCCTGCGCAACCTGGTCAACAACGCCATCGACCATGCGGAGGGCGGCACGGTGGAGATCGACATGGCCGCCGACGCCGACGCCGTCGCGGTGACCGTCACCGATCACGGCGTCGGGTTGCGACCCGGCCAGGCCGGCCTGGTGTTCAACCGCTTCTGGCGCGCCGATCCGTCCCGGCAGCGGCACACCGGGGGCACCGGCCTCGGCCTGGCCATCTCGCTGGAGGACGCCCAGCTGCACGGCGGCTGGCTGCAGGCCTCCGGCAGCCCGGGCGTGGGCGCCCGGTTCCGGCTCACCCTGCCGCGCCGGCGGTCCGGCCAGATCGAGGAATCTCCGCTGCCGCTCTCGATGCCGGGTACGGACGACGAGCCCGCACCGTCGGACCCGTCCGGTCCGCACGACAGCGCCGCCCCGCGGCTGGCCGAGTTGGTCACCGGACGTTGGGAGACCGTGGACAGCACCGGTTTCGCCGTGTTCACCGGGCCGACCGAACCGGCGTCGGAGACCGGCAGCCATCCGGTGCAGCCCGCCGTGGGGGAGTACCCGGGTTCCGACGTCACCACCGCCGGACCGCGGCCGGGACGGGGGGCGTGA